A window from Cryobacterium sp. SO1 encodes these proteins:
- a CDS encoding glycosyltransferase: MTNTPAEKVVVVVVAFNRRDLLLESLAALAGQTRRPDEVLVIDNASTDGTAESVRAAHPEVTLVVLERNTGGAGGFTAGLAEAVGPLGADLVWLMDDDTVPTETALAELLIARAHAPATTRILASTVHWTDGREHPMNMPRARPFASRRSLERARQFDCYPVRSASFVSVMIDARAIREHGLPVAAYFLWNDDFEYTARILRGATGYICRRSIVVHKTKVFGSTNIDPGPRFRLEVRNKLWLLRLSPALSGFERLIYAGATARNWVSTFVHSADRATLRQGLRDGLREGLTSRPATNAEVLAGFGRVSESVAAAETGRAGASS, translated from the coding sequence ATGACGAATACGCCTGCCGAAAAAGTCGTGGTCGTGGTCGTGGCCTTCAACCGGCGTGACCTGCTCCTGGAAAGCCTGGCCGCCTTGGCCGGTCAGACCCGGCGGCCCGACGAGGTGCTGGTGATCGACAACGCCTCCACCGACGGCACGGCCGAGTCCGTTCGAGCGGCGCACCCCGAGGTGACCCTAGTGGTGCTCGAACGCAACACCGGCGGCGCCGGCGGTTTCACGGCCGGCCTGGCCGAAGCCGTAGGTCCGCTCGGAGCCGACCTAGTCTGGCTGATGGACGACGACACCGTCCCCACCGAGACCGCACTCGCCGAACTCCTGATCGCACGCGCACACGCTCCGGCGACCACCAGGATCCTCGCGTCGACGGTACATTGGACCGACGGCCGAGAACACCCGATGAACATGCCGCGGGCACGGCCGTTCGCCTCGCGTCGCTCCCTGGAGCGCGCCCGCCAGTTCGACTGCTACCCGGTCCGGTCGGCGTCGTTCGTCTCGGTCATGATCGATGCGCGCGCCATCCGGGAGCACGGCCTGCCGGTCGCCGCGTACTTCCTCTGGAACGACGACTTCGAGTACACCGCCCGCATCCTGCGCGGGGCGACGGGGTACATCTGCCGACGCAGCATCGTCGTGCACAAGACCAAGGTCTTCGGATCGACGAACATCGACCCCGGACCGCGCTTCCGGTTGGAGGTGCGTAACAAGCTATGGCTGCTGCGCCTCTCACCGGCACTGTCCGGCTTCGAACGGCTGATCTACGCCGGGGCGACGGCACGCAACTGGGTGAGCACCTTCGTGCACTCCGCAGACCGGGCCACGCTTCGGCAGGGCCTGCGGGACGGCCTGCGCGAAGGGCTCACTAGCCGGCCGGCCACGAATGCGGAGGTGCTGGCCGGGTTCGGCCGGGTGAGCGAATCCGTCGCGGCCGCGGAGACCGGGCGGGCCGGGGCATCGTCGTGA
- a CDS encoding glycosyltransferase — MTSSDLPFSLLLPVYLGDRPEYFTRAFSSAVTDQTRRPTEVVLVRDGPISPALAEAIDTAINASPVMVRRVDLDVNVGLAVALTRGLAACRFDVVARMDADDISLPERFARQLPAIEEGCDLVGTGMLEFNELDKILGRRVPPVGQVEITRQARFRDPFNHPTVVYRKSAVEASGGYRHLPLMEDYWLFARMIMAGATVRNLPEPLVMYRVDSGAYNRRGGLSLFRSELALQRRLLADGFVTPGQFLRNVIVRGGYRFVPVVIRRAVYRQMAVSKHTDTPQ, encoded by the coding sequence GTGACGAGTTCTGACCTGCCCTTTTCCTTGCTGCTGCCCGTCTACCTGGGGGACCGTCCCGAGTACTTCACCCGGGCGTTCTCCAGCGCCGTCACCGACCAGACCCGTCGTCCGACCGAGGTGGTCCTGGTGCGGGACGGACCGATCAGCCCCGCGCTGGCCGAGGCTATCGATACCGCCATCAATGCCTCCCCGGTAATGGTTCGCCGCGTCGACCTGGACGTGAACGTGGGCCTGGCCGTCGCGCTCACCCGCGGGCTTGCCGCCTGCCGGTTCGACGTGGTCGCGCGCATGGACGCCGACGACATCTCGCTGCCGGAACGATTCGCCAGGCAGTTGCCCGCGATCGAAGAGGGCTGTGACCTGGTCGGCACGGGCATGCTCGAATTCAACGAGCTCGACAAGATTCTCGGCCGCCGGGTGCCGCCGGTCGGGCAGGTGGAAATCACCCGCCAGGCCCGATTCCGTGACCCGTTCAACCACCCCACCGTCGTGTACCGCAAGTCGGCCGTGGAGGCCTCCGGCGGGTACCGTCATCTTCCGTTGATGGAGGACTACTGGTTGTTCGCCCGGATGATAATGGCCGGTGCCACCGTGCGAAACCTGCCCGAACCCCTGGTCATGTACAGGGTCGACTCCGGTGCCTACAACCGGCGCGGTGGCTTGTCCCTGTTCCGGAGCGAACTGGCCCTGCAGCGCCGGCTCCTGGCCGACGGGTTCGTCACCCCCGGCCAGTTCCTGCGCAACGTCATCGTGCGCGGCGGATACCGCTTCGTTCCCGTCGTCATCCGCCGAGCGGTGTACCGCCAAATGGCCGTGAGCAAGCACACAGACACGCCCCAGTAG